GGCTGCCGAACCACTCCCTAACAAGACTTGTCCTAAATAACCTCCAAGTACAGCTCCCAAAATCCCTAATATAATTGTGGATAAAATCCCGCCGCCTTGGTGTCCAGGATAAAAGAATTTAGCTAATGCACCTGCAATCAAACCTAAAACCAACCAAGCAATTATGTTAGTCATATCTGTTTATCCTTCCTTGAAAATGCGTTTTGTTTCGCTTTGGACTACGTTCATATTAAAATTTAGCTGCCAATTTTCTGCTCTACCTAGCGAACTAATATCGAAAATCTTTAGATATTATCTGAATATTCAAAATTTCATCTCTGAGGATGACTAGGAATACTACTAATATAAACATCGCTATCAGATGCATATTTACTGGCTGTAGTTTATATATATCTGCCATGTGAATTAAGTTAGACACAAAATGTAAGCAACCTAGTTTAGCTCTGCAATTAGGTCGTGATATATATGGTTCACTCTCAAAATTCAGGTTTATAACACTACTTGTTTTGATGTCATAGAGATGCGAATCGTAAGAATTTCTTTAGAATTATGCTTGATTTAAACTGTATTCAATAGTAAATCACTTCCTTGTTTAACTAACAGTTTAATTGCTGTTGGCTTTGCTAGCACCCGGTAGGCGATCGCCAAGTTTATCTTAATTTGCCGGGATTCTAGTTATTCTGACTCAACGCGGTATATTTGCTATATCTTAATAAGTACACCAAATGCTTGAACTGCCATACTTGCTATGTAATGCCTTCTCGCGATGGTAGACAATTTCTCAGTAAGGTTAATTATCGATTCTCTATCTTTAGACATAAGCTTATTCATCTAAAGAAATAGATAAGGAGTTATTTTGGTATTTCTTGCGGTGATTATTTAAATTCTAGAAGATGAATCAAAAATTTAAAAAAATATGTATAAGGAAAAAAGTTTTTGATTAAAATAACATCTTCCGGCAGAAGAGTTAAAAATTATTTAAAGCTAATATATAAATGTTGAATCGCTTGCTAAACAAGCACTAATAATAAATTCAATAATTAACAAAAATTAGGAGTCAATATGAGTATTGAAGATAGAGCAAAAGCTGTTGCTAAAAACATTGAAGGAAAAGCTCAAGAAGCATTGGGTAAAATAACTGGTAATCCCAATGATGAAGCTGAAGGTCAAGCTAAACAAGCAGAATCTCAAGTTCGCCACACTGTTGAAAATGTCAAAGATGAAGTTAAAAAAGCTTTAGACTAGGCTGAAGACATCTAGTAAAGAGGTGTGGTAAGCAATCTGCTTACCACACCTTTTCTGTTTTTTGAATGCGTATACCAGTACAGACGTTGCAATGCAATGTCTATACTGGGTTTTCGTACTGGCTAATCAACCCCTAAAACACCAAAAATTAGCTATCAGTAGCTACAGGTAGATGTATGGTAAATGTACTACCTTGTCCTGGCTCAGATGTGACATCGATTCTGCCTTGATGTGCTTCGACAATACAACGAGATAAATATAGCCCCAAACCACTACCAGAACGCTGATGTTTACCTTGGCGAAATCGCTCAAATAATATTGCTTGGTCTTGTTTGGAAATTCCTGGCCCTGTATCTTGGATATCAATAGTTATAGTAGTCGGAGTCAGATGGCAGCGAATCTCTACAGAACCTTTGTCTGTAAATTTAATGGCATTACCCACGATATTTGTGAGAACTCGCCGCATCTCTACGCGATCGCCCATTACTATGCTTCCAGTTTCAGTTGTTTTTTCTGCCAGTTCAAGGTTTAGGGCTAATCCTTTTTCTTCAGCTAAATGAGTTAATTCTTGAGCAACTTCACTGACTAATTCTTGAATATCACAAGGAACAATTTTTAAGGTTTTACAACCAGCTTCATGACGATAAACTTCTAACAAAGTGTTCACCATTTCTAGCAGGTCTTGGTTACTGCCAATCATCGTGTCGATGATTTCTTGCAACTGTGGCGAAACGTCGCAAAACCTGCCTTCTAACAATAATTTTAATACCCTATTGGAGGCTACTAAAGGTATGCGTAAATCGTGAGTAAAACGTGAGACAAAATCTGCCCGCAAGTTAGCCATCTGGTCTCGTTCGTCAATACTATGCTTGAGGCGGAGAAGCGATCGCACTCGCGCGTGTAGTTCATCTGGATCGAATGGTTTACGAATGAAGTCATCTGCACCGGCATCGAGTCCTTCGACAACACTAGACTCATAGTGAGCTGTAATTAACAGGATGGGGATAAATGGCAGCGCTTGATTTTGTCGGATGCGACGAGTGAATTCATAGCCATCTATTTCCGGCATCATCACATCTAACAGTATTATGTCTGGCAGCGACTCCTCTACCATATTTAAAGCGATCTTGCTATCTTCCACCAAGATAATTTCATAATTATTATCTTCTAGGACTGCTTCTAATACCAGTAAATTGTCAAAAACGTCATCTACAATGAGAATCTTATCTTTTTTGGCAGTTTTAGTTAGAGACATAGCTAATAAAAACCGAAGTGCTTGGCTATTCCTAGCAAATCTAGTAATAGCTTACTTCACTAGCGCTAAGATAATTAAGGAATCAGATTTCAGTTTCAAGTTTCCTCAATTGAGTATATTATTTTTATCAGTAATTACACTACAATTTTTCTCTACAATTAAGTATTAATTTATAAAAATAAGTATATTGTTTTTTAAGTGGATTATTTATATTATATCGCTAATCGATATATATAACTGAAGTTTTACCTTAAATAATCAAAGATTCTCGCCTGCTGCCTAATTTTCAAAATGAGTTTTTTACTATTAAGCACTTACTTTCAGAGAATGTATAAAAATAATTTTTGAGTAAATTATATGTTTTTATCGAAAAATGTGCTGTGTAAAAACGGATAATTTAGGGTAATTTGTAACTAATGATAGATGAAGTTTTGTGAACAATACCAAATGCGTTTCTTTTCGGATAAAATCCCGAATAGAACAACAGAGATATTTTCATCTTTTCATCTGTATATAGATAATAGTAAACATAAGCACCTATGAGTGAAATCAAAATCCTTGTGATTGAAGATCACACCCTGACTAGAATCGGTTTGCGGGCGGCTTTACAAACTCAAGCAGACATGAAAATTGTAGGTGAAGCAGCTAATGCAGCAGAGGGAATAGAACTGCTGAAAACTCTCAAGCCAGATGTTGCAACTATTGATATCGGTTTGCCTGATATGGATGGTATCGACCTGACACGCACATTTAGGCAATATCAAGCTGAAACGGAAGACTATACGACAAAGCTGCTAATTTTAACGATGCAGAATAGCGAACAAGCAGTTTTAGCAGCTTTTGCAGCAGGTGCTGATTCTTATTGCATGAAGGATATCGAAAGTGAGAGACTAGTAGAGGCTGTGCGAACAACCTACGCAGGTAGCTCGTGGATTGATCCAGCGATCGCAGACCTTATCCTACGACAAATACGTCAGGATTTCTCTGACGCCAACAGTGGAACAAGTGGGAAAAGAGTCATGATTGGGGGTATTGACCCAGAAATTGAGAAAACTATCGAAAGCTATCCCCTAACTCACCGGGAAATGGATGTTTTGGAATTGATTGTCGCTGGATGTGACAATGCAGAAATTGCTAAAAGGCTTTATCTAACTGTCGGGACTGTCAAAACTCATGTTCGAGGTATTCTAAATAAACTCTGTGTTGCTGACCGTACACAAGCTGCTGTCTTGGCTTTGCGTGCTGGGTTGGTTCAGTAAGTTAAAGCAGTTGACAGTTGACAGTGGGCAGGAGATAGGTAACGGATTAGAATCAGCCTGTGTCAAGCTTTTTGTAGTGTGTCTTAATTACGAATTACGTTAGCGTAGCGGTAGCGAGTCATCGAGCGTCATTACGAATTACGAATTAGTATGATACGCTATCTGCTTGAGGAATGTAGAGGTACTAAAATGACTAAGCTGCGCGTGGGGTTGCTGTTTGGCGGTCGTTCGGGAGAGCATGAAGTTTCCATA
This region of Nostoc sp. UHCC 0302 genomic DNA includes:
- a CDS encoding hybrid sensor histidine kinase/response regulator, yielding MSLTKTAKKDKILIVDDVFDNLLVLEAVLEDNNYEIILVEDSKIALNMVEESLPDIILLDVMMPEIDGYEFTRRIRQNQALPFIPILLITAHYESSVVEGLDAGADDFIRKPFDPDELHARVRSLLRLKHSIDERDQMANLRADFVSRFTHDLRIPLVASNRVLKLLLEGRFCDVSPQLQEIIDTMIGSNQDLLEMVNTLLEVYRHEAGCKTLKIVPCDIQELVSEVAQELTHLAEEKGLALNLELAEKTTETGSIVMGDRVEMRRVLTNIVGNAIKFTDKGSVEIRCHLTPTTITIDIQDTGPGISKQDQAILFERFRQGKHQRSGSGLGLYLSRCIVEAHQGRIDVTSEPGQGSTFTIHLPVATDS
- a CDS encoding CsbD family protein, translating into MSIEDRAKAVAKNIEGKAQEALGKITGNPNDEAEGQAKQAESQVRHTVENVKDEVKKALD
- a CDS encoding response regulator transcription factor; protein product: MSEIKILVIEDHTLTRIGLRAALQTQADMKIVGEAANAAEGIELLKTLKPDVATIDIGLPDMDGIDLTRTFRQYQAETEDYTTKLLILTMQNSEQAVLAAFAAGADSYCMKDIESERLVEAVRTTYAGSSWIDPAIADLILRQIRQDFSDANSGTSGKRVMIGGIDPEIEKTIESYPLTHREMDVLELIVAGCDNAEIAKRLYLTVGTVKTHVRGILNKLCVADRTQAAVLALRAGLVQ
- a CDS encoding GlsB/YeaQ/YmgE family stress response membrane protein codes for the protein MTNIIAWLVLGLIAGALAKFFYPGHQGGGILSTIILGILGAVLGGYLGQVLLGSGSAAAASVGALSLGSILFAVLGAMLLIFLWGLLTRRAV